The Flavobacterium psychrophilum genome includes a region encoding these proteins:
- a CDS encoding seryl-tRNA synthetase produces MLQTAFIRENREKVIEALAKRNFDAAPLVDEVIALDEKRRHTQVELDTVLSESNKLSKDIGELMKAGEKAKAALIKEKTVQYKERSKELGDTLASVSEELLQALYKLPNTPADIVPVGKTPEENVEVYAEGEIPTLFEGALPHWELTKKYDIIDFELGVKITGAGFPVYKGKGARLQRALITYFLDKNTDAGYKEYQVPHLVNEASGFGTGQLPDKEGQMYHVGVDDLYLIPTAEVPVTNLFRDVIIEEKDLPVLCTGYTPCFRREAGSYGAHVRGLNRLHQFDKVEIVRIEKPENSYAALDGMVEHVKELLVELGLPYRVLRLCGGDMGFTSALTYDFEVFSTAQDRWLEISSVSNFETFQANRLKLRFRDKEGKNHLAHTLNGSSLALPRVLAGILENYQTPEGIVVPEVLRKYTGFDIIN; encoded by the coding sequence ATGTTACAGACAGCATTTATCAGAGAAAACAGAGAAAAAGTGATTGAGGCGCTGGCAAAAAGAAATTTTGATGCCGCCCCGTTAGTAGACGAAGTGATTGCCCTTGACGAAAAAAGAAGGCATACACAAGTAGAACTAGATACTGTTCTGTCCGAATCCAACAAGCTGTCTAAGGATATTGGTGAACTTATGAAAGCGGGCGAAAAAGCAAAAGCAGCGCTTATTAAAGAAAAAACGGTTCAATACAAAGAAAGAAGTAAAGAACTGGGTGATACATTGGCATCGGTTAGCGAAGAGCTTTTACAGGCACTTTACAAACTGCCAAATACCCCTGCCGATATTGTTCCGGTTGGTAAAACCCCGGAAGAAAACGTTGAAGTTTATGCCGAAGGCGAAATTCCAACATTGTTTGAAGGTGCCTTGCCACATTGGGAACTTACTAAAAAATATGACATTATAGATTTTGAACTGGGTGTTAAGATCACTGGTGCCGGTTTCCCTGTTTACAAAGGTAAGGGAGCAAGGTTACAGCGTGCGCTTATTACCTATTTCTTAGATAAAAATACCGATGCCGGGTATAAAGAATACCAAGTGCCTCACCTTGTAAACGAGGCTTCGGGTTTTGGAACAGGACAGCTGCCGGATAAAGAAGGGCAGATGTACCACGTAGGTGTAGATGACCTTTATCTTATACCTACTGCTGAGGTTCCTGTAACCAATCTTTTCAGGGATGTTATCATCGAAGAAAAAGACCTGCCGGTATTGTGTACAGGTTACACACCATGTTTCCGTAGGGAAGCAGGCTCATACGGTGCACACGTAAGAGGGCTTAACCGCCTTCACCAGTTTGACAAGGTAGAGATAGTACGTATCGAAAAACCGGAGAACTCGTATGCTGCGCTTGACGGTATGGTAGAGCATGTTAAGGAATTACTTGTAGAGCTTGGCCTTCCGTACAGGGTGTTACGCCTTTGCGGCGGCGATATGGGCTTTACATCTGCCCTTACATACGATTTTGAGGTGTTTTCTACAGCGCAGGACCGTTGGCTTGAAATAAGCTCTGTATCTAACTTTGAAACATTCCAGGCAAACAGGCTTAAGCTGCGTTTTCGTGATAAAGAAGGTAAAAATCATTTGGCGCATACCCTTAACGGAAGCTCGCTGGCATTGCCAAGGGTGCTTGCAGGAATCCTTGAAAACTACCAGACTCCGGAAGGTATCGTAGTGCCGGAAGTTTTGAGGAAGTACACCGGATTTGATATAATAAATTAG
- a CDS encoding peptidase M1 codes for MKRFFTLLLPCLLCSLTAFAQQYGDDVSEIAEAERKAAHALTTFTANSNTGNYDVIYHKLDLSADPTMHFISGTITTDYIAKEDMSSITFDLSPQLTVSNIVQNGNELAFTQNSDNELVITLQGIQSAGTQATIAVTYSGAPPTEDSSFVVSQHGDSPVLWTLSEPYGAKDWWPCKQDLNDKIDKLDVFITTPVGYVSVSNGVEQPMPGNGEISKTTHYQHNYPIPAYLLAIAVSNYSIYTQQAGTAPNEFPIVNYLYPETQAQNEQSLAVTIPIMNFFEERFEPYPFHLEKYGHAQCGFGGGMEHTTVSFMGSFGRNLIAHELAHQWFGDKITCGSWKDIWLNEGFATYLSGLVVEHLDGFDAFRSWKGSNINNITSQSGGSVYLTDTDTLSSSRIFSSRLSYNKGAMVLHMLRHKLGDDAFFQALKNYLADPELAYAYAKTPQLQAHLEAASGLNLTGFFDDWVYKEGFPIYNITVENREEGKAKIIINQSQSSPSVSFFKMPVTILLTGKEQQLHYLNLENTENGQEFTVDVPFEVADAAFDPDSDIISGNNTIEVFTGNYFTPYLSPNPTGNTISAILPGGVLPQEAIFFNAIGQKVGESYGDSTWNVSHLANGVYFIALQTTKGKTDLKFIKN; via the coding sequence ATGAAAAGATTTTTTACCCTCCTGCTCCCCTGTCTGTTATGCAGCCTTACTGCTTTTGCACAGCAATATGGCGATGATGTAAGCGAAATTGCAGAAGCCGAAAGAAAAGCCGCACATGCTTTAACTACTTTTACGGCAAACAGCAATACCGGCAATTATGACGTAATTTATCATAAACTGGATCTTTCTGCCGACCCCACAATGCATTTTATAAGCGGCACCATAACTACAGATTATATTGCCAAAGAAGACATGTCTTCTATTACCTTTGATCTATCACCACAGCTTACGGTTAGCAATATTGTACAAAACGGCAATGAACTGGCTTTTACTCAAAACTCAGACAACGAATTGGTTATTACGCTTCAGGGCATACAATCAGCAGGCACACAGGCTACTATAGCAGTTACCTATTCGGGTGCGCCGCCAACAGAAGATTCGTCTTTTGTTGTATCCCAACATGGCGATTCACCTGTATTATGGACACTATCTGAACCCTATGGCGCAAAAGACTGGTGGCCGTGTAAACAGGACCTCAACGACAAAATAGATAAGCTGGATGTATTTATCACTACCCCTGTTGGCTATGTAAGCGTTTCTAACGGAGTAGAGCAGCCTATGCCTGGTAATGGAGAGATTTCAAAAACCACACATTACCAGCATAACTATCCCATCCCAGCCTACTTGCTTGCCATTGCCGTGAGCAATTACAGTATTTACACCCAACAGGCGGGTACAGCGCCCAACGAATTTCCGATAGTTAATTACCTGTACCCGGAAACACAGGCACAAAACGAACAAAGCCTCGCCGTTACCATCCCAATAATGAACTTTTTTGAGGAACGTTTTGAACCCTATCCGTTTCATCTGGAAAAATACGGGCATGCCCAATGCGGTTTTGGCGGAGGCATGGAACACACAACCGTTTCTTTTATGGGAAGTTTTGGCCGAAACCTTATTGCCCACGAACTGGCACACCAGTGGTTTGGCGATAAAATTACCTGCGGATCATGGAAAGACATCTGGCTGAACGAAGGTTTTGCTACGTATCTGTCCGGATTGGTTGTTGAACACCTTGACGGTTTTGATGCCTTTAGAAGCTGGAAAGGCTCAAACATAAATAATATAACATCGCAGTCAGGTGGGTCTGTTTACCTTACAGATACCGATACGCTAAGTTCTTCACGTATCTTCAGCAGCAGGCTTAGCTATAACAAAGGCGCAATGGTGTTACACATGCTACGCCATAAACTAGGCGACGACGCGTTTTTTCAGGCACTTAAAAATTACCTTGCCGATCCTGAACTTGCTTACGCCTACGCAAAAACGCCTCAGTTACAGGCACACCTGGAAGCAGCATCAGGACTTAACCTTACAGGTTTTTTTGATGACTGGGTATACAAAGAAGGTTTCCCCATATATAACATAACTGTTGAAAACAGGGAAGAAGGCAAAGCAAAGATCATTATAAATCAATCGCAGTCCAGCCCTTCCGTAAGCTTCTTCAAAATGCCTGTTACCATATTACTCACAGGGAAAGAACAACAACTCCATTACTTAAATCTGGAAAACACAGAAAACGGACAGGAATTTACCGTCGACGTTCCTTTTGAAGTTGCAGATGCAGCTTTTGATCCCGACAGCGATATCATTTCAGGAAACAATACTATCGAAGTTTTTACGGGTAATTATTTTACGCCTTACCTGTCACCCAACCCAACAGGAAATACAATTTCTGCTATTCTGCCGGGTGGCGTTTTACCACAGGAAGCGATATTTTTTAATGCCATAGGGCAGAAAGTAGGCGAATCATATGGAGACTCCACCTGGAATGTTTCACACCTTGCCAATGGCGTTTATTTTATTGCGCTGCAAACAACCAAAGGTAAAACCGATTTAAAGTTTATTAAGAATTGA
- a CDS encoding MFS transporter, protein MEGEVKITDKPNGALAYKKAYKDVRASYLNRVRWAVTLFYFSMGLNFATWASRIPDIKMALGLTEGDLGTMLFSIPVGQLCIMPFSGRLAVKYGSHKTVVIGLSLYVTTLIFLGFAEQKWQLALVLFFFGVCSNLTNISVNTQGIYTEGLFKRAVMSSFHGAWSLAGFTGALIGIGMKALQLTTSVHFIIVAVAVWIVILLNYKYLVKVKSQPKPAEKNRLFSKPDTVLLWLGVMSFCCMLSEGIMFDWSGVYFSDVIKADGPMAVLGYASFMAMMATGRFLGDKAIRKLGRKKVLIISGFLISTGLYTAVLFPYILPATFAFMLVGLGVSTVVPSVYSIAGRRPNIEPSIALQTVSSVSFLGFMLGPPVIGHVAHLTSLRISFAIIGVFGVMIAFLVYRVKAITE, encoded by the coding sequence ATGGAGGGAGAAGTAAAAATAACCGATAAGCCGAATGGTGCACTGGCCTATAAAAAAGCGTATAAAGATGTAAGAGCATCTTACCTTAACCGGGTGCGCTGGGCGGTTACATTATTCTACTTTTCTATGGGGTTAAACTTCGCCACCTGGGCAAGCCGTATTCCCGATATTAAGATGGCACTTGGCCTTACCGAAGGCGATTTGGGTACCATGTTATTCTCTATCCCGGTGGGGCAGCTTTGTATTATGCCGTTTTCGGGCAGGCTTGCTGTAAAATACGGCAGCCACAAAACAGTGGTTATTGGTTTGAGCCTGTATGTAACCACACTAATTTTTTTGGGTTTTGCAGAACAAAAATGGCAACTGGCATTGGTGCTGTTTTTCTTTGGCGTATGCAGTAATCTCACTAATATATCTGTCAATACGCAGGGTATTTATACCGAAGGGCTTTTTAAACGGGCGGTAATGTCGTCGTTTCATGGTGCCTGGAGCCTTGCCGGATTTACCGGAGCACTTATAGGTATTGGTATGAAAGCACTGCAATTAACTACTTCAGTACATTTTATAATTGTGGCAGTGGCAGTATGGATTGTTATCCTGCTAAACTATAAATACCTTGTGAAAGTGAAAAGCCAGCCCAAACCTGCCGAAAAGAACAGGCTATTTTCTAAACCCGATACCGTATTGCTATGGCTTGGTGTTATGTCGTTTTGCTGTATGCTTAGCGAGGGCATAATGTTCGACTGGAGTGGGGTGTATTTTAGCGATGTTATAAAAGCCGATGGCCCAATGGCGGTATTGGGCTACGCATCATTTATGGCGATGATGGCAACCGGTCGTTTTCTTGGTGATAAAGCCATACGAAAACTGGGCAGGAAAAAAGTGCTTATCATTAGTGGGTTCCTAATTTCTACAGGTTTGTATACGGCGGTACTGTTTCCGTATATACTACCTGCTACATTTGCCTTCATGCTTGTAGGCCTTGGTGTAAGTACTGTTGTGCCGAGCGTTTACAGTATAGCAGGAAGGCGACCTAATATAGAACCGAGTATTGCGCTGCAAACTGTATCGAGCGTAAGCTTTTTAGGCTTTATGCTTGGCCCTCCGGTTATAGGCCACGTGGCACACTTAACCAGCCTTAGGATATCGTTCGCAATAATAGGGGTATTTGGTGTTATGATCGCTTTTTTAGTATACAGGGTAAAAGCTATTACCGAATAA
- a CDS encoding alpha/beta hydrolase: protein MKMKKLLFVLLVASFTSAFAQKNIEATGIRMENIKYPFPVKELSLKIQGQDVKMAYMDLQPKKPNGKTVVLLHGKNFPAMYWEDTATDLAKDGYRVVMPDQIGFGKSSKPGNIQYTFQLLAQNTKTLLDTLKLEKVNVVGHSMGGMLATRFSLMYPETVEKLILENPIGLEDWKTVVPYQSVDEWYEGELKQDYHKMKDYQLKFYYDNKWKKDYDKWLLPVAGWTVNNDYAIVAKSSALTYDMIFTQPVCYEFQNLKMPVLLIIGQRDRTALGKGKAPKEVQETLGNYPELGKETARKIPNAKLSELDNVGHLPHIEAYNKFIGPLKAFLQQQ, encoded by the coding sequence ATCAAAATGAAAAAATTACTGTTTGTACTGCTTGTTGCTTCATTTACTTCGGCTTTTGCCCAAAAAAATATCGAGGCTACAGGCATTAGGATGGAAAATATAAAGTACCCGTTTCCGGTAAAAGAACTTTCGCTTAAAATACAGGGACAGGACGTTAAGATGGCTTATATGGATCTTCAGCCTAAAAAGCCTAACGGAAAGACGGTAGTTTTGCTGCATGGTAAAAACTTTCCTGCCATGTATTGGGAGGATACTGCCACAGATTTAGCGAAAGACGGTTACCGTGTTGTAATGCCCGACCAGATTGGTTTCGGGAAATCGTCAAAGCCTGGAAATATTCAGTATACGTTTCAGCTGTTGGCGCAAAACACTAAAACTTTGTTAGATACGCTAAAGCTGGAAAAGGTAAATGTGGTAGGTCACTCTATGGGTGGTATGCTGGCAACACGCTTTTCGCTGATGTATCCTGAAACTGTTGAAAAACTTATTCTTGAAAACCCAATAGGGCTGGAAGACTGGAAAACCGTTGTGCCCTACCAAAGTGTAGACGAATGGTATGAGGGCGAATTAAAACAGGATTACCACAAGATGAAAGACTATCAGCTTAAATTCTATTATGACAATAAGTGGAAGAAAGACTATGATAAATGGCTGCTGCCTGTTGCAGGATGGACGGTTAATAACGACTACGCTATTGTAGCTAAAAGTTCTGCCCTTACGTACGACATGATATTTACGCAACCGGTTTGTTATGAATTCCAAAATCTTAAAATGCCAGTACTGCTTATAATAGGGCAGCGCGACCGTACCGCATTAGGTAAAGGCAAAGCGCCAAAAGAGGTTCAGGAAACCCTTGGCAACTACCCCGAGTTGGGTAAAGAAACCGCACGAAAAATACCAAATGCAAAATTATCTGAACTGGATAATGTAGGCCACCTGCCACATATAGAGGCGTATAATAAATTTATAGGTCCGCTTAAAGCATTTTTGCAGCAACAATAG
- a CDS encoding hydroxyacid dehydrogenase — translation MKIFATRQLPDPVLKTLKTEGATVNLWQEKRELTKEEFIENAKDAEGLFVMGGFKITEEIIDALPDLKVISLMSVGYDNVNIKAATKRGIGVGHTPDVLSQATADTAFLLMLATSRKAFYHHKRILDGNWKFFDPMANVGIDIRNKTLGVFGLGNIGFEMAKLCKNAYGMDVIYHNRSNNEQAEKKLGAKKVSFDELLEQSDIISVHANLTPETKEVFNASAFAKMKPNAIFVNAGRGGIHNETDLRTALENETIWGAGLDVTNPEPMDKDNPLLGMPNVSVLPHIGSAVKETREAMLELATRNILAGLKGEKLPACVNPEVYNK, via the coding sequence ATGAAAATATTCGCAACACGACAACTTCCCGACCCTGTTCTTAAAACCCTTAAAACTGAAGGCGCAACTGTAAACCTATGGCAAGAGAAAAGGGAACTTACCAAAGAAGAATTTATAGAAAATGCCAAAGATGCCGAAGGGCTATTTGTTATGGGCGGTTTTAAAATAACGGAAGAGATTATTGACGCTTTACCGGATTTAAAGGTAATTTCATTAATGTCGGTTGGTTATGATAATGTAAATATTAAGGCAGCTACAAAGCGTGGCATTGGTGTTGGGCATACGCCCGATGTATTAAGCCAGGCTACTGCCGATACTGCTTTTTTACTGATGCTTGCCACTTCGCGAAAAGCATTTTACCACCATAAACGTATTCTTGATGGCAACTGGAAGTTTTTTGACCCGATGGCGAATGTGGGTATTGATATCAGGAACAAAACATTAGGTGTTTTTGGTTTGGGAAACATCGGTTTTGAGATGGCAAAGCTCTGTAAAAATGCCTACGGGATGGATGTTATTTACCATAACCGCAGCAATAATGAACAGGCCGAAAAAAAACTCGGAGCTAAAAAAGTATCATTTGATGAATTATTAGAGCAGAGCGACATTATATCTGTACATGCTAATCTTACTCCCGAAACGAAAGAGGTATTTAATGCATCGGCTTTTGCCAAAATGAAGCCTAATGCCATATTTGTTAATGCAGGGCGTGGCGGTATTCATAACGAAACCGATTTGCGTACTGCCCTTGAAAACGAAACTATTTGGGGTGCAGGACTGGATGTTACCAACCCTGAGCCTATGGATAAAGATAACCCATTACTAGGTATGCCTAACGTGTCGGTATTGCCGCATATTGGGTCGGCAGTAAAAGAAACCAGGGAAGCAATGCTGGAGTTGGCTACCAGAAATATATTGGCGGGACTAAAAGGCGAAAAACTGCCTGCGTGTGTAAACCCCGAAGTGTATAACAAATAA
- a CDS encoding alcohol dehydrogenase gives MEKRQLGNTNLHVYPVTFGGNVFGWTIDEKQSFEILDAFTGAGFNFIDTADVYSRWAPGNEGGESEVIIGNWLKKNNNRDKVIIATKVGSDMGNGKKGLAKKYIIQAAEDSLKRLQTDYIDLYQTHFDDESTPIEETLEAYAQLIKEGKVRHIGASNLSADRLKESLQIAFENGLPAYETFQPHYNLYEREVFENGLEPVCLGNNLGVLNYYSLASGFLTGKYRSKDDLNKSQRGGGVEKYLDDRGFKILAALDEVAAELDATPATVALSWLIHRPSVTAPIVSATSTKQLDSIIKAPDLAITADHLHFLTSESAW, from the coding sequence ATGGAAAAAAGACAGCTTGGCAATACGAATTTGCACGTGTACCCCGTAACTTTTGGGGGAAATGTTTTTGGATGGACGATAGACGAAAAACAATCTTTTGAGATACTGGACGCCTTTACAGGTGCAGGTTTCAACTTTATAGATACAGCCGATGTATATTCAAGATGGGCTCCCGGAAACGAGGGAGGAGAATCGGAAGTAATTATTGGCAACTGGCTGAAGAAAAACAACAACCGTGATAAAGTTATCATTGCTACAAAAGTAGGCAGCGATATGGGTAACGGTAAAAAAGGATTGGCTAAAAAGTACATTATTCAGGCAGCTGAAGACTCACTTAAAAGATTGCAGACTGATTATATTGATTTGTATCAGACGCATTTTGATGATGAATCTACCCCGATAGAAGAAACACTTGAGGCCTATGCCCAATTGATAAAAGAAGGTAAGGTACGCCACATTGGTGCATCTAATCTTAGTGCCGACAGGCTTAAAGAATCGTTACAGATAGCTTTTGAAAATGGGCTTCCTGCATACGAAACTTTTCAGCCACATTACAACCTGTACGAGCGTGAAGTCTTTGAAAACGGACTTGAGCCTGTATGCCTGGGCAACAACCTTGGCGTGCTGAACTATTATTCGCTTGCCAGCGGATTCCTTACCGGCAAGTACCGTTCTAAAGATGACCTGAACAAAAGCCAGCGTGGTGGGGGTGTAGAAAAATACCTTGACGACCGCGGGTTTAAAATTCTTGCTGCCCTGGATGAAGTTGCTGCCGAGCTGGACGCAACTCCTGCAACGGTGGCGCTGTCATGGCTTATACACAGGCCGTCGGTTACGGCACCAATTGTAAGTGCTACCAGCACAAAACAATTAGATAGCATAATCAAAGCACCGGATTTGGCTATAACGGCAGATCACTTGCATTTCTTAACATCAGAAAGCGCATGGTAA
- a CDS encoding oxidoreductase — MKKIKTALLSYGMSGRVFHAPFLTLHEGFELTGSWERSKKLIQNDYPQVKSYSSLEELLADDVDLVVVNTPVETHYEFAKKVLLAGKHALVEKAFTTTAAEAEELNTIAKEKGLKLTVYQNRRWDSDFKTVKQVVDQNLLGDIVEAEFHFDRYNPSLSPKTHKETANAGAGVLRDLGPHIIDQALHLFGYPEAVHGDVRITRENSLVDDWFDITLYYPEKRVRLKAGFFVREAVPAYVVHGKKGSFLKERGDIQEDVLKTGEKPNRNEWGTEPAGKEGLLHTDINGKEVRKTLPTLQGNYYDLFDGVYLAITEDKEEPVTAADGIKTMKIIDAASASSEQKKIIALK, encoded by the coding sequence ATGAAAAAAATTAAAACAGCACTGCTGTCTTACGGAATGTCGGGGCGCGTATTTCATGCGCCGTTTTTAACGCTGCACGAAGGCTTTGAACTCACGGGCTCGTGGGAGCGCAGTAAAAAACTAATACAAAACGATTACCCACAGGTAAAAAGCTATAGTTCGCTTGAAGAACTTTTGGCAGACGATGTAGACCTTGTGGTTGTAAATACACCCGTAGAAACCCACTACGAATTCGCAAAAAAGGTTTTACTTGCCGGCAAGCATGCATTGGTAGAAAAAGCATTTACTACTACAGCAGCCGAAGCAGAAGAGCTTAATACAATAGCCAAAGAAAAAGGGTTGAAACTAACCGTATACCAAAACCGCCGTTGGGATAGCGATTTTAAAACGGTAAAGCAGGTGGTAGACCAAAACCTGTTGGGCGATATTGTTGAAGCAGAGTTCCATTTCGATAGATATAACCCCAGCCTTAGTCCTAAAACCCATAAAGAAACTGCAAATGCAGGTGCCGGGGTATTGAGAGACCTTGGTCCGCATATTATAGATCAGGCATTGCATTTATTTGGCTATCCTGAAGCTGTGCATGGCGATGTAAGGATAACAAGAGAAAACTCATTAGTTGATGACTGGTTTGATATTACACTATACTACCCTGAAAAAAGGGTAAGGCTTAAAGCCGGATTTTTTGTGAGGGAGGCAGTTCCTGCCTATGTGGTTCACGGTAAGAAAGGATCGTTCTTAAAAGAGCGTGGCGATATTCAGGAAGATGTACTCAAGACAGGCGAAAAGCCAAACAGGAATGAATGGGGTACAGAGCCGGCTGGTAAAGAAGGATTGCTGCATACCGATATAAACGGCAAAGAAGTACGTAAAACCCTACCTACGCTTCAGGGTAATTACTACGACCTGTTTGATGGTGTTTACCTAGCCATAACAGAAGATAAAGAAGAACCTGTAACTGCTGCAGATGGTATTAAGACCATGAAAATTATAGACGCCGCAAGTGCAAGCAGCGAACAGAAAAAAATTATAGCATTAAAATAA
- a CDS encoding oxidoreductase, translating into MASPLFSLLQIKSIILKNRIVISPMCQYSAEDGFANDWHLVHLGSRAVGGAGLIIQEATAVSPEGRISPEDLGIWKDEHIEKYKQITSFILQQNAFPGIQLAHAGRKASTSSPWQGNRKLTLQEDGWQTVAPSSIRYHDEEALPPLELDTDGIAKVIHDFKQAAGRAREAGYKVLEIHAAHGYLIHQFLSPLCNQRTDKYGGSFENRIRLLLEILDAVKLEWPGDLPLFVRISGTDWAEGGWNEDDSVTLAKELKQNGVDIIDCSSGGAVSHQKIPVGPNYQVPIAERVKKEAHICTGAVGLITEAEQAEEIVSSGKADLVFFAREALRDPYIGLTFAHDLHNKQVMWPKQYERAKLQD; encoded by the coding sequence ATGGCTTCACCATTGTTTTCGCTATTACAGATAAAAAGCATCATTTTAAAAAACAGAATCGTAATATCTCCTATGTGCCAGTACTCTGCCGAAGACGGCTTTGCTAATGACTGGCACCTTGTACACCTTGGCTCGCGTGCAGTGGGCGGTGCAGGGCTTATCATACAGGAAGCTACAGCAGTATCACCGGAAGGCAGGATATCGCCGGAAGACCTGGGAATCTGGAAAGATGAGCACATAGAAAAATACAAACAGATAACATCGTTTATACTTCAGCAAAATGCATTCCCCGGAATACAGCTGGCACATGCAGGCCGGAAAGCAAGTACATCGTCACCATGGCAGGGAAACAGGAAATTAACGCTTCAGGAAGATGGCTGGCAGACTGTTGCACCCAGCTCTATACGCTACCATGATGAAGAAGCATTGCCTCCCCTTGAACTCGATACCGATGGTATAGCCAAGGTTATTCACGATTTTAAACAGGCAGCAGGGCGTGCACGCGAAGCAGGCTATAAAGTACTTGAAATTCACGCTGCGCATGGTTACCTTATTCACCAGTTCCTGTCGCCGCTATGCAACCAGCGTACCGACAAATACGGCGGAAGCTTTGAAAACCGAATCCGACTTCTTTTAGAAATACTTGACGCAGTAAAACTGGAATGGCCGGGCGACCTGCCATTGTTTGTAAGGATTTCCGGTACCGACTGGGCTGAAGGCGGATGGAATGAAGACGACTCTGTTACGCTTGCTAAAGAGCTTAAGCAAAATGGCGTGGATATAATAGACTGCTCATCGGGTGGGGCAGTTTCACATCAAAAAATACCCGTTGGGCCAAACTACCAGGTGCCAATTGCAGAACGTGTTAAGAAAGAAGCACACATTTGCACGGGAGCTGTTGGGCTTATAACCGAGGCAGAACAGGCAGAAGAGATAGTAAGCAGTGGCAAGGCCGACCTGGTTTTCTTTGCCCGCGAAGCACTTCGTGACCCTTATATCGGGCTTACTTTTGCCCACGACCTACATAACAAACAGGTAATGTGGCCTAAACAATACGAACGCGCTAAACTACAGGATTAA
- a CDS encoding zinc metalloprotease — translation MDTLVQIAQLVLMLSILVILHEFGHYITAKMFKVRVEKFYLFMDAGFALFKKKIGETEWGIGWLPIGGYVKLSGMIDESMDTDQMKSEPQPWEFRSKPAWQRLIIMLGGIIVNVVLAWFIFTMVYCTYGKKYVSTELIQKDGLAFGEVGKKAGFQDGDKIVSVDGKFQARFDRMILDVLLGDDVKVERDGKIIDVKLTDQNKKDILDKEGKEFIQPKAVKTVYVQEVTEGSNAEKAGLEAGDMITAVNDRKFEKFGDSNEIIQSYKNDSIRLSVIRDNRPIIVKGLVSNEGTFGFRQLPTGLIVEKYNFFTAIPKAIEESYSLIVYNVKQFKLILRPSTGAYKHVKSVVGIANAMPTSWDWEFFWKFTALFSIGLAFMNILPIPGLDGGHAIFTIAEMITGRKLNDKAAGVVQTVGMVILLSLMVLTFGKDIYEIIARKFF, via the coding sequence ATGGATACACTCGTACAGATTGCCCAATTAGTTCTCATGTTGTCGATACTTGTAATTCTTCATGAATTTGGGCATTACATAACTGCTAAAATGTTTAAGGTAAGGGTAGAAAAGTTTTACCTTTTTATGGATGCCGGATTCGCGCTTTTCAAGAAGAAGATAGGTGAAACCGAATGGGGAATCGGGTGGCTGCCTATCGGCGGGTATGTAAAACTATCGGGGATGATAGACGAGAGTATGGACACCGACCAGATGAAAAGCGAGCCACAGCCGTGGGAATTCCGTTCTAAACCGGCATGGCAAAGGCTTATTATTATGCTTGGCGGTATTATTGTTAATGTAGTTCTTGCCTGGTTTATATTTACTATGGTGTATTGCACCTATGGTAAAAAATATGTTTCTACAGAGCTTATTCAAAAAGACGGACTTGCCTTTGGTGAGGTTGGAAAAAAAGCAGGATTTCAGGACGGTGACAAAATTGTTAGCGTAGATGGTAAATTTCAGGCGCGATTTGACCGAATGATACTTGATGTTCTTTTAGGAGATGACGTTAAAGTAGAACGCGACGGGAAAATTATCGACGTCAAGCTCACAGATCAAAACAAAAAGGACATACTTGACAAAGAAGGCAAGGAGTTTATACAGCCAAAAGCTGTTAAGACTGTTTATGTACAAGAAGTTACAGAAGGATCTAACGCTGAAAAGGCAGGTCTCGAAGCAGGTGATATGATTACGGCAGTTAACGACCGAAAATTTGAGAAATTTGGCGATAGCAACGAAATTATACAGAGTTATAAAAACGACAGTATTCGATTAAGCGTAATTCGCGACAACCGCCCCATAATTGTTAAAGGTTTGGTGAGCAATGAAGGTACTTTTGGATTCAGGCAGCTGCCTACAGGACTTATAGTAGAAAAATATAATTTCTTTACCGCTATACCTAAAGCTATAGAAGAATCATACAGCCTTATCGTTTATAACGTAAAACAGTTTAAGCTTATCCTTCGCCCTTCAACGGGTGCTTACAAGCACGTAAAAAGTGTTGTTGGTATTGCCAACGCTATGCCTACTTCATGGGATTGGGAATTTTTCTGGAAATTTACAGCACTATTTTCAATTGGTCTTGCCTTTATGAACATACTGCCAATACCGGGATTAGATGGTGGTCACGCCATTTTTACCATAGCAGAAATGATAACAGGAAGAAAATTAAATGATAAAGCTGCCGGAGTAGTGCAAACTGTGGGTATGGTTATTTTATTAAGCCTCATGGTGTTAACTTTCGGTAAAGATATCTACGAGATTATAGCTCGAAAATTCTTTTAA